A genomic window from Acinetobacter lwoffii includes:
- the recO gene encoding DNA repair protein RecO, producing the protein MRNEVLHGYLIHHRKYRERSHIVHLFTQEYGRVDGILRQMPPPQYQPIRLQASGKSELKNFTKLEIVNQPIFFFGDAFFSGFYLNEILLRLCPLEVEMPQTFAKYAETLTALQQLSAQSNPNLYLKQILRQFEHVLLEELGYGLDFSVDANQAQIDPLQHYYFQLNAGFMPSAKALRSTMSGQQILSMLMHENGGDFNPEQLQLLTKLYRQVITALLGDRPLKSRQLWIQNSQSQS; encoded by the coding sequence ATGCGTAACGAAGTACTGCATGGTTATCTGATTCATCATCGTAAGTACCGTGAACGCAGTCATATTGTGCATTTATTTACTCAAGAATATGGCAGGGTAGATGGTATTCTCAGGCAAATGCCACCACCGCAATATCAGCCTATTCGTTTGCAGGCTTCGGGTAAATCCGAACTCAAAAATTTTACTAAACTGGAAATTGTTAATCAGCCGATTTTCTTTTTTGGCGATGCCTTTTTTTCGGGTTTTTATCTGAATGAAATCCTGTTGCGCTTATGTCCTTTAGAAGTCGAAATGCCGCAAACTTTTGCCAAATATGCTGAGACTTTGACTGCATTGCAGCAGTTATCCGCACAATCCAATCCAAATTTATATTTAAAACAGATCTTGCGCCAGTTTGAGCATGTTTTGTTGGAAGAACTCGGTTATGGTCTGGATTTTTCGGTAGATGCCAATCAGGCGCAGATTGATCCACTACAGCATTATTATTTTCAGCTCAATGCCGGCTTTATGCCATCGGCCAAAGCCTTACGCTCCACTATGTCTGGTCAACAGATTTTAAGTATGTTGATGCATGAAAATGGTGGGGATTTTAATCCGGAACAGTTACAATTACTGACGAAACTGTATCGACAGGTGATCACGGCCTTGCTTGGTGATCGACCATTAAAGAGTCGACAACTCTGGATTCAAAACTCTCAATCTCAATCGTAG
- a CDS encoding tRNA-(ms[2]io[6]A)-hydroxylase has protein sequence MSNINYDELMQPVIAFLGCETPQAWLDMAVENLEILMQDHANCEKKAASTAMNLMFRYSYFVDLQVKLAQLVREEMLHYEQVLELMNKRGQAWQNLSAGRYASGLRKEIRTFEPEALIDVLVIGAFVEARSCERFYALASRVDDELARYYRYLLKSESRHFEDYLALAMDVATTAKLKNPKEDIQERILHIREVEKQLILTPDETFRFHSGVPAQAA, from the coding sequence ATGTCGAATATTAATTATGATGAACTGATGCAGCCGGTGATTGCTTTCCTCGGTTGTGAAACACCGCAAGCATGGCTGGATATGGCGGTCGAAAATCTGGAAATCTTGATGCAGGACCATGCCAACTGTGAAAAAAAAGCGGCCAGCACGGCCATGAACCTGATGTTTCGTTATAGCTATTTTGTTGATCTACAGGTGAAGCTTGCACAGCTGGTACGGGAAGAAATGCTGCATTATGAGCAGGTACTTGAATTGATGAACAAGCGCGGTCAGGCTTGGCAGAACTTGAGTGCAGGGCGTTATGCTAGTGGTTTACGCAAAGAAATCCGGACTTTTGAACCTGAAGCGTTGATTGATGTCTTGGTGATTGGTGCCTTTGTGGAAGCACGTTCCTGTGAGCGTTTCTACGCGCTTGCTTCGCGTGTTGATGATGAATTGGCACGTTACTACCGCTACCTGCTCAAGTCCGAATCTCGCCATTTTGAAGACTATCTGGCTTTGGCGATGGATGTGGCTACCACAGCGAAACTGAAAAATCCGAAAGAGGATATTCAGGAGCGAATCCTGCATATTCGTGAAGTTGAAAAACAGCTAATTCTCACGCCTGATGAAACTTTCCGTTTTCATAGCGGTGTTCCGGCTCAAGCGGCTTAA
- a CDS encoding MATE family efflux transporter, with amino-acid sequence MKQFLHLWVPIFLSNAIIMLSGLFDVIFLSHFSPQHVAALAVCLSVYSLCFVTGIGVLQGMMQELAEANGRQDYADIQRIVKQSILIVLVISAVAMYLFNHATPLLDFLKADAALQTLIVPCLWLLAWTIPAHLLLRILYILTQACGHAKRVFYANMIYLLLKVALAYVLIYGIEGYVTSYGVEGAFMAHLIVQWVLLFVYYFFFLEHKLKIQWSGVFFHWQTLLKILKIGLPNAVVTFVDVFAISAIALLILPLGDIVVNAH; translated from the coding sequence ATGAAACAGTTTCTGCATCTTTGGGTGCCTATTTTTCTCAGTAATGCCATTATTATGCTAAGTGGTTTGTTCGACGTGATTTTTCTATCACATTTTTCACCTCAGCATGTGGCTGCATTGGCAGTCTGTTTGTCTGTTTATTCTTTGTGCTTTGTGACGGGTATTGGGGTGTTACAGGGCATGATGCAAGAGTTGGCAGAAGCCAATGGGCGTCAGGATTATGCGGACATCCAACGTATTGTGAAGCAAAGTATTTTGATTGTACTGGTGATTTCTGCTGTTGCGATGTACTTGTTTAATCATGCGACTCCTTTGCTTGATTTTTTAAAGGCAGATGCGGCCTTACAGACATTGATTGTGCCATGTCTGTGGCTGTTGGCTTGGACGATTCCAGCGCATTTATTGTTGCGTATTTTATATATTTTAACCCAAGCCTGTGGGCATGCTAAGCGCGTGTTCTACGCCAATATGATCTATTTACTGCTCAAAGTGGCTTTGGCTTATGTCTTGATTTATGGCATTGAGGGTTATGTTACAAGCTATGGCGTTGAAGGTGCATTCATGGCACATTTGATTGTGCAGTGGGTACTGCTGTTTGTTTACTATTTTTTCTTCCTTGAGCATAAGTTAAAGATCCAGTGGTCTGGTGTTTTCTTTCACTGGCAGACTTTGTTGAAAATTTTAAAAATTGGATTGCCCAATGCGGTGGTGACTTTTGTGGATGTATTTGCCATCAGCGCGATTGCCTTGCTGATCTTGCCTTTGGGTGACATTGTAGTGAATGCACATTAG
- a CDS encoding PaaI family thioesterase, which translates to MNPKEMSGLALLEAMRDEKIPAPSISETMSMQPAVIESGNVEFKVKADDRHLNPLGGVHGGFAATVLDTVTGCAIHTLLEAGVGYGTIDLNVKMCRPIPQNQPLKAVGKSINLSKNLGISEGQILDEEGRLYAHATATCMIIRTE; encoded by the coding sequence ATGAACCCAAAAGAAATGAGCGGTTTAGCATTACTGGAAGCGATGCGTGATGAAAAAATCCCGGCCCCAAGTATTAGCGAAACCATGTCGATGCAACCAGCAGTGATTGAAAGCGGAAATGTAGAATTTAAGGTCAAAGCTGATGATCGACATTTAAATCCGCTTGGCGGCGTCCATGGTGGTTTTGCTGCAACCGTTTTGGATACCGTGACAGGCTGCGCGATTCATACTTTACTTGAAGCAGGTGTCGGTTATGGCACCATTGATCTGAATGTAAAGATGTGCCGCCCCATACCTCAGAATCAGCCACTGAAAGCCGTAGGAAAATCAATTAATCTCAGTAAAAATTTAGGTATTTCTGAAGGTCAGATTCTGGATGAAGAAGGTCGCCTGTATGCTCATGCCACTGCGACCTGTATGATTATTCGGACTGAATGA
- a CDS encoding MATE family efflux transporter: MLGLLGLMFMLPMSMASAFGILVSTKIGAEQIDAAWQLSKRALMAVMLIAIVVVLTIWGLDSWIVGLFSNDAQVIALALALILLMCWMHIFDALLVISLAMLRCWREIVRPMFIFISTVLVVGLGGSWYVAYHPMTLFNWQSNALGIHGFWWMLSIAYTIAASLCFVCLLIKYLSYKRIRLTV; the protein is encoded by the coding sequence ATGCTTGGTTTATTGGGCCTGATGTTTATGTTGCCGATGTCGATGGCATCCGCCTTCGGTATTTTGGTGTCGACTAAAATCGGTGCGGAGCAGATTGATGCTGCATGGCAACTCAGTAAGCGGGCACTGATGGCTGTGATGCTAATAGCTATCGTTGTCGTGTTGACTATTTGGGGCTTAGATAGTTGGATTGTGGGGTTATTTAGCAATGATGCGCAGGTGATTGCATTAGCCTTGGCATTGATCTTGTTAATGTGTTGGATGCATATCTTTGATGCGCTACTGGTGATTAGTTTGGCAATGCTACGTTGCTGGCGTGAAATTGTCAGACCAATGTTTATTTTTATCAGTACGGTGTTGGTCGTGGGCTTAGGGGGTAGTTGGTATGTGGCGTATCATCCAATGACACTGTTCAATTGGCAAAGCAATGCATTGGGGATTCATGGTTTTTGGTGGATGTTGAGTATTGCGTACACGATTGCAGCAAGTCTATGTTTTGTTTGTTTACTCATTAAATACTTGAGCTATAAGCGAATACGGCTCACTGTTTAA
- the pdxJ gene encoding pyridoxine 5'-phosphate synthase, with product MAALLGVNIDHVATLRQARGTTYPDPVNAALICEQAGAEGITLHLREDRRHIQDDDVRRMRPALKTRMNLELAVTDEMIAFAKEIKPQHVCFVPEKRQEVTTEGGLDVVGNFDAVKAATQELEAIGCDVSLFIDADFAQIDAAVACGAPTIEIHTGAYADAETPEAQQAELERIVKGAEYAASKGLVVNAGHGLNLDNVTPIAAIPQIHELNIGHSLIADAVFVGLAQAVQQMKAVIKSAR from the coding sequence ATGGCTGCATTACTTGGTGTCAATATTGACCATGTCGCAACATTAAGACAAGCACGTGGTACGACGTACCCAGACCCAGTCAATGCTGCATTGATCTGCGAACAGGCAGGGGCAGAAGGCATTACCTTGCACTTGCGTGAAGACCGTCGTCACATTCAGGATGACGATGTACGTCGTATGCGTCCTGCGTTAAAAACCCGTATGAACCTTGAGTTGGCGGTAACAGATGAAATGATCGCCTTTGCCAAGGAAATCAAGCCACAGCATGTTTGTTTTGTTCCTGAAAAACGTCAGGAAGTGACCACTGAAGGTGGTCTGGATGTCGTGGGTAATTTTGATGCTGTAAAAGCCGCGACTCAAGAGCTGGAAGCCATTGGTTGTGATGTATCTTTATTTATTGATGCCGATTTTGCACAAATTGATGCAGCAGTTGCTTGTGGTGCACCGACGATTGAGATTCACACAGGCGCCTATGCCGATGCAGAAACTCCAGAAGCGCAACAAGCGGAACTGGAACGCATTGTGAAAGGTGCTGAATATGCTGCATCTAAAGGTTTGGTGGTAAATGCGGGCCATGGCTTAAATTTGGATAACGTGACGCCGATTGCTGCGATTCCACAGATTCATGAGCTCAATATCGGTCATTCTTTAATTGCGGATGCGGTATTTGTTGGTCTGGCACAAGCGGTTCAGCAAATGAAAGCCGTGATTAAGTCAGCGCGTTAA